In one window of Deltaproteobacteria bacterium DNA:
- a CDS encoding UDP-N-acetylmuramoyl-tripeptide--D-alanyl-D-alanine ligase — MSGFSLTLAEVAQALRLESEANYARLTFPGVSTDTRNLKGGELFVALKGERFNGHDYLKQAFDKGAAAAVVNRHGELKGRLMLRVPDTLRALGDLAAYLRRRQTLKVVAITGSNGKTTTREMTVRILKQSFNVLAASANFNNLIGLPLTLFNLRPEHQVAVLEMGTNRFGEISRLTEIADPDVALVTSIAPAHLEGLGGLEGVARAKGELYDGLKNGAVALVNLDDPLVVRIAGTYSGPRLSFGFSRQAEVQARKLKHRGLKGSGFELVTPKGSVTVRLPLYGRHNISNALAAAAVSLSMGVTPARIRDALSGMKPFPGRLELKRLSGPIYLLDDTYNANPVSVEAALSVLKRLKGRGRAVAVLGDMFELGAESEAEHARIGRVAAETGLDLLVGVGPLAKVLIGSARRTGLSRDRLHWFEDQDQAGLWLKAELRPLDRVLIKGSRGMHLERIVSCLERQEGGQG; from the coding sequence TTGAGCGGGTTCAGTCTCACCCTTGCCGAGGTGGCGCAGGCTCTGAGGCTTGAGTCTGAGGCAAACTATGCCCGGCTTACTTTTCCCGGCGTGAGTACGGATACCAGGAATCTAAAAGGCGGTGAACTATTCGTGGCCCTGAAAGGCGAGCGATTTAACGGGCATGATTATCTGAAGCAGGCTTTTGATAAAGGAGCGGCGGCGGCTGTGGTTAATCGGCATGGGGAGCTGAAGGGCCGCCTAATGCTGAGAGTACCTGACACCCTGCGGGCTCTGGGAGACCTGGCGGCTTACCTCAGGCGGCGTCAGACCCTCAAGGTTGTTGCCATAACCGGCTCCAATGGTAAGACCACCACCAGAGAGATGACGGTCAGGATTTTAAAACAGTCATTCAACGTCCTGGCGGCGTCGGCTAACTTCAATAACCTGATCGGTCTGCCGCTGACCCTGTTTAACCTCAGGCCGGAGCACCAGGTGGCCGTTCTGGAAATGGGTACGAACAGGTTTGGAGAGATCAGCCGCCTGACGGAAATCGCCGACCCGGACGTAGCCCTGGTGACCAGCATTGCCCCGGCTCACCTCGAAGGGTTGGGCGGTCTTGAAGGAGTGGCTCGTGCCAAGGGTGAGCTTTATGATGGGTTGAAAAACGGGGCCGTGGCGCTGGTCAACCTGGATGACCCCCTGGTAGTCCGGATCGCCGGGACTTACAGCGGGCCGCGTTTGTCTTTTGGTTTCAGCCGCCAGGCCGAGGTGCAGGCTCGAAAACTCAAGCATCGAGGCCTTAAGGGCTCCGGCTTCGAATTGGTGACCCCCAAAGGATCAGTAACGGTCAGGCTTCCACTGTACGGTCGGCATAATATCAGCAACGCCTTGGCTGCAGCGGCAGTGTCCCTGTCCATGGGAGTTACGCCGGCTCGAATTCGAGACGCCCTGTCCGGGATGAAGCCTTTTCCCGGGAGATTGGAGCTGAAACGGCTATCCGGACCGATTTACCTCCTGGATGACACGTACAATGCCAATCCGGTCTCGGTCGAGGCGGCCCTGTCCGTGCTCAAGCGCCTGAAAGGCCGGGGACGGGCGGTGGCCGTATTGGGAGATATGTTCGAGCTGGGAGCCGAGAGCGAAGCCGAACATGCCCGGATAGGTCGAGTGGCGGCAGAAACCGGTTTGGACCTGCTGGTCGGAGTCGGTCCGCTGGCCAAGGTTCTCATCGGCTCGGCCCGCCGGACTGGTTTGTCCAGGGACAGACTGCACTGGTTTGAAGATCAAGACCAGGCCGGTCTTTGGCTCAAGGCCGAATTACGCCCCCTGGACCGAGTGCTAATCAAGGGGTCCCGAGGCATGCACCTGGAAAGAATTGTCAGCTGTCTTGAAAGGCAGGAAGGAGGCCAGGGGTGA
- the ftsW gene encoding putative lipid II flippase FtsW, producing the protein MVEKKTAGQWDYILLLTTLVLVGGGLVMVLSASSFIAEKRFNDVYFFFKPQVFYMLGGLALMLILKNIPYQFFCRLSYFWLLLAVIGLVLVFVPGVGHKVSGASRWLRLGIFSGQPSEFAKFALVTFLASSLAAKRDKVKSFAYGLAPHLIILGILAGLIVVEPDLGTAITLVIITMILLFVAGVRVSYLLSLLGLSVPVIAFFIMRHGYQLKRIFAYIAPWDDPLDAGYHIIHSFYAFGLGGLTGVGPGAGRQKLFFLPEPHTDFIFSVVGEELGFIGVVALSLLFLCLIWRGIVIALNAYELEGTYLALGLTLIIGVQAFLNMYVVTGLLPTKGMALPFFSYGGSSLIMSFCCVGIMMNVASQGKRVRGTDV; encoded by the coding sequence ATGGTTGAGAAGAAAACAGCCGGGCAATGGGATTATATTCTATTGCTGACCACACTGGTCCTGGTAGGCGGAGGTTTGGTCATGGTCCTCTCCGCCAGCTCCTTTATCGCGGAAAAGCGTTTCAACGACGTTTACTTCTTCTTCAAGCCGCAAGTGTTTTATATGCTTGGCGGCCTGGCCTTGATGCTGATCTTGAAAAACATTCCCTACCAGTTCTTCTGCCGCCTCTCGTATTTCTGGCTCCTGCTGGCTGTCATCGGTCTGGTCCTGGTTTTCGTTCCCGGGGTGGGGCATAAAGTCAGCGGGGCTTCCCGCTGGTTGCGCCTGGGCATATTCTCTGGACAGCCATCGGAGTTCGCCAAGTTCGCCCTGGTGACCTTTCTTGCCTCTTCACTCGCGGCTAAAAGGGACAAGGTCAAGAGTTTTGCCTATGGGCTGGCGCCTCATTTAATCATTTTAGGGATACTGGCCGGATTGATCGTGGTCGAACCGGACTTGGGCACTGCTATCACCCTGGTCATCATTACCATGATCTTGTTATTCGTGGCTGGAGTTCGTGTTTCGTACCTTCTCTCCCTGCTCGGTCTGTCTGTTCCGGTGATCGCCTTTTTCATCATGCGGCACGGTTATCAGCTCAAAAGGATTTTCGCTTACATCGCCCCTTGGGACGACCCCTTGGACGCCGGTTATCACATTATTCATTCCTTTTACGCCTTTGGTCTGGGCGGGCTGACAGGAGTCGGGCCTGGAGCGGGCCGTCAGAAGCTGTTTTTTCTGCCCGAACCTCACACCGATTTCATTTTTTCCGTAGTCGGTGAGGAACTGGGTTTTATCGGGGTAGTGGCTCTTTCTCTCCTTTTTCTGTGCTTGATCTGGAGAGGCATCGTCATCGCCTTGAACGCCTATGAACTGGAGGGGACCTATCTGGCCTTAGGGCTGACTTTGATTATCGGAGTTCAGGCCTTCCTGAACATGTATGTTGTGACCGGGCTTTTACCGACCAAGGGAATGGCTCTGCCTTTTTTCAGTTATGGGGGCTCTTCCTTGATTATGAGCTTCTGCTGCGTCGGGATCATGATGAACGTGGCTTCTCAGGGGAAAAGGGTGAGGGGAACCGATGTTTAG
- a CDS encoding UDP-N-acetylmuramoyl-L-alanyl-D-glutamate--2,6-diaminopimelate ligase, producing MKLKKLITANEIIDFNGDPETEVSSVAYDSRAVTPGSLFIAVKGHLDDGRRYVKEAVKAGAMAIMVDEPLSQDPGVPVIMVSDTRRGMALAAAEFYGHPAEKLVMIGITGTKGKTTTAFLLESILKQAGQATGLMGTIKISYAGKERPSVITTPEGVDLQKYLHEMVQHGVTHTVFEVSSHALALSRVAGCEFDVGVFTNLGRDHLDYHRDMTSYYEAKRRLFYEFLTGVHLDGGPRAVINVDDEWGRKMAAEMGPEVITFAIESEADLTAREIKNDRLALSAQLVIPAGELEVHTHLLGSFNLYNLLAASGAALALGIEMEHIAAGLESIASVPGRLERIGHNDDFLVLVDYAHTTEALIKALESARELAPGRLFTVFGCGGDRDKSKRHHMGRAAGRLSDLAVVTNDNPRTEDPAAIIKQIEPGLLGLDLHRWEPGETNSSYPPGSYAIIPDRRKALQLGVRLMRSGDILLVAGKGHESYQIMGREKIHFDDREEALMALKMEGKT from the coding sequence ATGAAACTGAAAAAGCTCATAACTGCCAATGAAATTATAGATTTTAACGGTGATCCGGAGACAGAGGTTTCATCAGTCGCCTATGATTCCCGGGCTGTAACGCCAGGGTCTCTTTTTATCGCTGTCAAGGGTCATCTCGATGATGGACGTCGTTATGTGAAGGAAGCGGTGAAGGCCGGAGCGATGGCGATTATGGTTGACGAGCCACTGAGCCAGGACCCCGGAGTGCCTGTGATTATGGTTTCAGATACCAGGCGAGGTATGGCTCTGGCCGCGGCCGAATTTTATGGACATCCCGCCGAGAAGCTTGTCATGATCGGGATTACCGGGACCAAAGGCAAGACGACCACGGCCTTTTTGCTCGAATCAATCCTGAAGCAGGCCGGTCAAGCCACCGGGCTTATGGGAACGATCAAAATCAGTTACGCCGGAAAGGAACGGCCGTCTGTTATCACCACTCCCGAGGGTGTAGATTTACAGAAATACCTCCACGAGATGGTGCAGCATGGCGTGACGCACACTGTATTTGAGGTCTCCTCCCACGCCCTGGCGCTGTCCCGCGTCGCTGGCTGTGAGTTCGATGTCGGCGTCTTTACCAACCTTGGCCGGGACCACCTCGATTACCACCGGGACATGACTTCCTATTATGAGGCCAAACGGCGCCTGTTTTACGAGTTTTTAACCGGCGTGCACCTGGATGGCGGACCCAGAGCCGTCATCAACGTGGATGATGAATGGGGCCGGAAGATGGCCGCTGAGATGGGTCCTGAGGTCATCACCTTTGCCATAGAATCGGAGGCGGACCTGACGGCCCGAGAAATTAAAAATGATCGTCTGGCCCTCTCGGCGCAGCTTGTCATCCCGGCCGGTGAGCTTGAGGTTCATACTCACCTGCTTGGCAGTTTTAATCTCTATAATCTTCTGGCTGCCTCGGGTGCAGCTTTGGCTTTAGGGATCGAGATGGAGCATATTGCGGCCGGTCTGGAGTCAATAGCGAGCGTGCCCGGCCGGCTGGAGAGGATCGGCCATAATGACGATTTCCTGGTCCTGGTTGACTATGCTCACACCACGGAAGCCCTGATCAAGGCCCTGGAATCCGCTCGGGAGCTGGCTCCGGGAAGATTGTTCACTGTTTTCGGCTGCGGTGGGGATCGTGATAAATCCAAGCGGCACCACATGGGCCGGGCCGCCGGAAGGCTGTCCGATCTGGCCGTCGTCACAAACGACAACCCCCGGACCGAAGACCCGGCGGCCATCATTAAACAGATCGAACCCGGGCTGCTCGGTTTGGATCTTCACCGCTGGGAACCCGGCGAAACCAATAGCAGCTATCCCCCGGGTTCTTATGCAATCATTCCGGACAGGCGGAAGGCGCTGCAGCTCGGTGTTCGTCTGATGCGTTCTGGAGATATCCTGCTCGTGGCCGGTAAGGGTCACGAAAGTTACCAGATCATGGGCCGGGAGAAGATTCACTTCGATGATCGAGAGGAAGCCTTGATGGCCTTGAAAATGGAAGGCAAGACTTGA
- the murD gene encoding UDP-N-acetylmuramoyl-L-alanine--D-glutamate ligase: MVELQIETASDLAGRRVVVVGLARTGLAVAEFLLSQGSEVVATDILPAERLDEQIKTLATRGAVLELGGHQNETFLEADLIVVSPGVPPTIQPLQMALAKGVPVIGELEFASFYVTAPLIAVTGTNGKSTTTALIGEILQAAGRRVFVGGNIGNPLMNAVNSREKFDLAVVEVSSFQLEGVESFHPKVALHLNLTPDHLDRHVHFSAYAEAKARLFSRQTTDDTAILNADDDQVAAIRTRARRLMFSRRHELGNGAFIKEGKIVLAQGGRPLGELPLEELSLTGSHNHENVMAALLAAWALGIETETTLEAAARFQGLPHRVEFIGRYGGVRYYNDSKATNVGAVIRSVEGFSEPVILIAGGRDKDSDFTLLRPAVRGKVRFMILLGEARKKMAQALKGTGDSCFARDMAEAVALARKKAKPGEVVLLSPGCASFDMFTDYAHRGRVFTDLVRRGDA; encoded by the coding sequence ATGGTTGAACTCCAAATAGAGACTGCATCGGATCTGGCCGGCCGGCGGGTGGTGGTGGTAGGCCTGGCCCGGACCGGACTGGCCGTGGCCGAGTTTCTGCTCAGCCAGGGTTCAGAAGTGGTGGCCACCGATATTTTGCCTGCCGAAAGATTGGACGAACAGATCAAGACCCTGGCCACGAGGGGCGCGGTCCTGGAACTGGGAGGTCACCAGAATGAGACCTTCCTGGAAGCGGACTTGATTGTGGTCAGCCCGGGCGTGCCGCCGACGATCCAGCCGCTTCAAATGGCTTTGGCCAAGGGTGTGCCCGTCATAGGGGAGCTGGAGTTTGCTTCATTTTATGTTACCGCGCCTCTCATCGCAGTCACCGGCACTAATGGCAAGTCCACCACGACCGCCCTCATCGGCGAAATACTGCAGGCGGCTGGCAGGAGGGTCTTTGTCGGTGGAAACATCGGGAACCCGCTCATGAATGCCGTCAACAGCAGAGAGAAGTTCGATCTGGCCGTGGTTGAGGTTTCCAGTTTTCAACTGGAAGGTGTGGAATCATTCCACCCGAAGGTAGCCCTGCACCTGAACCTGACGCCGGACCATCTGGATCGTCATGTTCATTTTAGCGCCTATGCCGAAGCCAAGGCCCGCCTTTTTTCTCGTCAGACTACGGATGACACGGCGATTTTGAACGCAGACGATGATCAGGTCGCCGCGATAAGGACCCGGGCCAGACGCCTTATGTTCAGCCGCAGGCATGAGCTTGGAAACGGGGCCTTTATTAAAGAGGGAAAGATCGTCCTGGCTCAAGGCGGCCGCCCGCTCGGGGAGCTGCCGCTTGAAGAGCTGAGCCTAACGGGCAGCCATAATCATGAAAACGTCATGGCTGCCTTGCTGGCAGCCTGGGCTTTGGGAATCGAAACAGAGACCACCCTTGAGGCTGCGGCGCGCTTTCAGGGGTTGCCTCACCGGGTTGAATTCATCGGTCGGTATGGCGGCGTGCGTTACTACAACGATTCCAAGGCCACGAATGTCGGAGCGGTTATCAGGTCTGTGGAAGGTTTCAGCGAGCCGGTTATCCTCATTGCCGGAGGGCGGGACAAGGACAGCGACTTCACTTTGCTTCGTCCGGCAGTCCGGGGGAAGGTCCGGTTCATGATTCTCCTGGGTGAGGCTCGAAAGAAGATGGCTCAAGCCCTAAAAGGCACAGGTGATTCCTGTTTTGCCCGGGACATGGCTGAGGCGGTCGCCTTGGCCAGGAAGAAAGCGAAACCCGGAGAGGTGGTTCTTCTTTCACCGGGCTGCGCCAGTTTTGACATGTTCACTGACTATGCTCACCGGGGCCGGGTCTTTACTGATCTGGTCCGGCGCGGGGACGCTTGA
- the murG gene encoding undecaprenyldiphospho-muramoylpentapeptide beta-N-acetylglucosaminyltransferase, which produces MFRLLMAGGGTGGHLFPAVAVAEEFMQRRAEIEVLFVGTGRPVEKEVLGPRGLAVRKIIASGFMGKSFPARFLSLAQVPVGLIQSAYILLSFRPDLLFCLGGYASGPVGLTGRTLGFPTAVHEQNSIPGVTTRFLGRLADLIFISFDSTRKFFPPDKTYLTGNPVRQEIARLGEVEEENKPNGFSLLVVGGSQGAHAINVAVIESMRVLTEKRAALSIVHQTGTADYEYIHRAYDAMGLEAEVHPFIHDMGQAYRKADLVVCRAGALTVAEVTTLGRPAIFIPLPTAIKNHQEINALSLVEAGGAEMIRQGDLTPELLAQKLTGFMDDRARLKRMGQQAQKSARPFAAREIYDICMRYLGSRKGGRKAR; this is translated from the coding sequence ATGTTTAGGCTGCTCATGGCCGGAGGCGGAACAGGCGGGCATCTTTTCCCGGCAGTAGCTGTGGCCGAAGAATTCATGCAGCGCCGGGCGGAGATAGAGGTCCTTTTCGTGGGCACTGGCCGTCCGGTGGAAAAGGAAGTCCTCGGTCCACGCGGCCTGGCCGTTCGTAAAATCATTGCCTCAGGATTCATGGGCAAGTCCTTCCCGGCCCGTTTTCTTTCACTGGCTCAAGTGCCTGTCGGTCTAATCCAGTCCGCGTATATTCTCCTGAGTTTCAGGCCGGACCTCCTTTTTTGCCTCGGCGGCTATGCTTCAGGGCCGGTAGGTCTTACCGGCCGAACCTTGGGCTTCCCCACGGCCGTTCACGAACAGAACTCCATTCCGGGAGTGACCACTCGATTCCTGGGCCGCCTGGCCGACTTGATCTTCATCAGCTTTGACTCCACCCGGAAGTTCTTCCCGCCGGACAAGACCTATCTGACTGGTAATCCAGTCCGGCAGGAGATAGCGCGGCTGGGCGAAGTCGAGGAAGAAAATAAACCAAACGGCTTCAGCCTGCTGGTTGTCGGCGGAAGCCAGGGAGCTCACGCCATCAATGTAGCCGTGATCGAATCTATGCGCGTGCTGACCGAGAAGCGGGCGGCTCTCTCCATCGTCCACCAGACCGGTACGGCGGATTATGAATATATCCACCGCGCTTATGACGCCATGGGACTCGAGGCAGAGGTCCATCCCTTCATCCATGACATGGGGCAGGCTTACCGGAAAGCGGATCTGGTCGTGTGCCGGGCCGGGGCCCTCACGGTGGCCGAAGTGACGACCCTGGGTCGGCCGGCCATCTTCATTCCTTTACCGACTGCGATCAAGAACCACCAGGAGATCAACGCCTTGTCTCTGGTTGAGGCCGGGGGAGCCGAGATGATCAGGCAGGGGGACCTGACCCCGGAATTACTGGCTCAGAAGCTGACCGGTTTTATGGACGATCGGGCAAGGCTGAAAAGGATGGGGCAGCAGGCCCAAAAGTCGGCCAGGCCTTTTGCGGCGCGTGAGATTTATGACATTTGCATGAGATACCTCGGAAGCAGGAAGGGAGGCCGCAAGGCCCGCTGA
- a CDS encoding UDP-N-acetylmuramate--L-alanine ligase, with translation MFNKKQHIHFVGIGGIGMSGIAEVLINLGHRVSGSDLKESERTRSLAALKAEINYEHRPENVAGADVVVVSSAVSEDNPEVQAARREFIPVIPRAEMLAELMRLKYAVAVAGSHGKTTTTSLIGTIFEAAALDPTLVIGGKLASIGSSARLGSGDFLVAEADESDGSFLLLSPTIAVVTNIDLEHLDYYQDLDHLKETFLAFANRVPFYGAAVLCLDDANVQSLIPRLKKRYLTYGFSAQADIRAVDLVSQGHRSSYELVFKGEHLGRIALSLPGRHNVLNSLAAAGVSLELEVPFEAIATGMDQVGVIHRRFEIKGEAGGVVVIDDYGHHPTEIRTTLATLKACYPNRRAVVVFQPHRYSRTSALFEEFTTAFNQADRVILTEIYAAGEKPITGITGLALFESIRAHGYREALFEPDLDRLAAVVVSGLNSGDVVLTLGAGSISRTSDEILRLLKDEAGR, from the coding sequence ATGTTTAACAAGAAACAGCACATCCACTTTGTGGGCATCGGCGGCATCGGCATGAGCGGCATTGCCGAGGTCTTGATCAATCTGGGTCACCGTGTCAGCGGCTCTGACCTGAAGGAGTCTGAGAGAACCCGCAGCCTGGCTGCTTTGAAGGCTGAGATCAATTATGAACACCGACCTGAGAATGTGGCGGGGGCGGACGTGGTCGTGGTTTCTTCTGCCGTGAGCGAAGACAATCCCGAGGTCCAGGCTGCACGGCGTGAGTTTATTCCGGTTATTCCTCGAGCTGAAATGCTGGCTGAATTGATGCGCTTAAAATACGCCGTGGCCGTGGCCGGTTCCCATGGCAAGACCACCACCACCTCCCTCATTGGGACCATCTTTGAGGCAGCCGCTCTGGACCCGACACTGGTTATTGGAGGCAAGCTGGCCAGCATTGGCTCCAGCGCGCGGCTGGGTAGCGGCGATTTTCTGGTGGCCGAGGCAGACGAGAGCGACGGGTCTTTTCTCCTCCTTTCGCCAACCATAGCGGTCGTAACCAACATTGACCTGGAGCATCTGGATTATTATCAGGACCTGGATCATCTCAAAGAGACCTTCTTGGCCTTTGCCAACCGCGTGCCGTTTTATGGCGCGGCTGTACTCTGCCTGGATGACGCCAATGTCCAGAGCCTGATTCCCAGGCTCAAGAAGCGCTATCTGACTTACGGCTTCTCCGCCCAGGCCGACATTCGGGCCGTTGATCTCGTTTCCCAGGGCCATCGCAGTAGTTATGAGCTTGTTTTCAAAGGTGAACACCTGGGCCGGATTGCTCTGAGCCTGCCCGGTCGGCATAACGTTCTCAACTCCCTGGCCGCCGCTGGAGTGAGTCTGGAGCTGGAAGTTCCATTTGAGGCCATCGCCACGGGGATGGATCAGGTGGGGGTCATTCATCGTCGCTTCGAGATTAAGGGCGAAGCAGGCGGCGTCGTGGTCATTGACGACTACGGTCATCATCCCACGGAAATCAGGACCACGCTGGCGACCCTGAAAGCATGCTATCCGAATCGTCGGGCCGTGGTCGTCTTCCAGCCGCATCGGTACTCCCGGACCAGCGCCTTGTTTGAGGAGTTTACGACGGCCTTTAACCAGGCCGACCGGGTCATTCTAACAGAGATCTATGCGGCCGGTGAAAAACCAATCACGGGGATAACCGGGCTGGCGCTGTTTGAATCTATTCGCGCCCATGGATATCGGGAGGCGCTCTTTGAGCCGGACCTGGACAGGCTGGCGGCCGTGGTCGTGTCCGGCCTGAACTCTGGTGACGTGGTCCTGACGCTGGGAGCGGGCAGCATCTCCCGCACCAGTGATGAAATCCTGAGGTTACTCAAGGATGAGGCAGGAAGATAA
- a CDS encoding phospho-N-acetylmuramoyl-pentapeptide-transferase has protein sequence MIYHILYPLHTVLPVFNVFRYITFRTIYASMTALLISFIIAPWFIRKVKQYQIRQYIQEDGPAAHQNKAGTPTMGGVFILFSSLVAGLLWADLTNIYIWLLIFVALAFGLIGFLDDFLMLRRKNNRGLSVRSKIFWQVVVALGVGIFLYLYPDYDTRFAVPFFKGVQPDLGLGYVLLAVLVIVGASNAVNLTDGLDGLAIGPFLIAMGTYLIFSYLAGHVKIAEYLQIPFSPGVGEVTVLCGALAGASIGFLWFNTYPAQIFMGDVGALPLGALLGTVALLVKQELLLILVGGIFVIETISVIMQVGFFKATNGKRIFRMAPVHHHFELKGWAEPKVIVRFWIIAAILSLIAISTLKLR, from the coding sequence GTGATCTATCATATCCTCTATCCGCTCCATACCGTTCTCCCGGTTTTTAACGTCTTTCGTTATATCACCTTCAGGACCATTTATGCCTCCATGACCGCCCTTCTGATCAGTTTCATCATCGCTCCCTGGTTTATTCGGAAGGTCAAACAATATCAGATCCGCCAGTACATTCAGGAGGATGGCCCGGCCGCCCACCAGAACAAGGCCGGAACCCCAACCATGGGCGGGGTCTTTATTTTATTTTCATCCCTTGTGGCCGGCCTGCTTTGGGCCGATCTGACCAATATCTATATCTGGCTTTTGATCTTCGTGGCGCTCGCTTTTGGATTGATCGGCTTTTTAGACGATTTCCTCATGCTCCGCCGCAAGAACAACAGGGGCCTTTCCGTGCGGTCTAAGATTTTCTGGCAGGTTGTTGTCGCGCTGGGTGTGGGGATCTTCCTCTATCTTTATCCTGATTATGATACCCGGTTCGCCGTTCCCTTTTTCAAAGGAGTTCAGCCCGACTTGGGTCTGGGTTATGTACTGCTTGCGGTTCTGGTTATCGTCGGCGCCTCTAACGCCGTCAACCTGACCGACGGACTTGATGGGCTGGCCATCGGGCCTTTCCTGATCGCCATGGGCACTTACCTGATTTTTTCTTATCTCGCCGGGCACGTGAAGATCGCAGAGTATCTGCAGATACCATTTTCTCCTGGCGTCGGCGAGGTCACAGTCCTCTGCGGGGCTCTGGCCGGGGCAAGTATCGGCTTCCTGTGGTTCAACACCTATCCGGCTCAAATCTTCATGGGCGATGTCGGTGCTCTGCCTTTGGGGGCTTTGCTTGGTACGGTGGCATTGCTGGTGAAACAGGAATTACTGCTTATTTTAGTCGGCGGCATTTTTGTCATCGAAACGATCTCGGTCATTATGCAGGTTGGGTTTTTCAAGGCCACTAACGGCAAGCGGATCTTCCGCATGGCTCCGGTGCATCATCACTTTGAGCTCAAGGGTTGGGCTGAGCCCAAGGTTATTGTCAGGTTCTGGATCATTGCCGCAATTTTGAGTCTGATTGCCATCAGCACCTTGAAGCTGAGGTAG
- the murB gene encoding UDP-N-acetylmuramate dehydrogenase, translating into MKLSQLAPGHVRFDVPLAPLTTFGLGGTAGALVEPDSVSELTEVLKLAQSRRWPVFLLAAGSNVLFRDGGFPGMVVKLGPDFSKLAVFKVEGDQVLVEAGAAVPLARLINLVQEEGISGLEFLAGIPGTVGGALAMNAGAFGGEIVGSVSRLEILNPDGRVEERPRSQIRATYRRLDLREGSIILKAFFNLTRSTPDQVKAKIQECLERRWAVQPTGVRSAGSIFKNPPAEPAGKLIDKAGLKGLSVGKAWVSEKHANFIVHQGEARASDVIELINQVRGEVRKRFGVDLEPEIKIVGVDREVESG; encoded by the coding sequence ATGAAGCTGAGTCAGCTGGCGCCGGGTCATGTGAGGTTCGACGTGCCTCTGGCCCCTTTGACGACCTTTGGCCTTGGCGGGACAGCCGGGGCGCTGGTGGAACCGGATTCAGTCTCAGAATTGACTGAAGTTCTCAAGCTGGCGCAAAGCAGGCGCTGGCCCGTTTTTTTGCTCGCAGCCGGGAGCAATGTTCTTTTTCGGGATGGAGGTTTTCCCGGTATGGTCGTCAAGCTGGGCCCCGATTTTTCAAAGCTTGCGGTTTTTAAAGTCGAAGGCGATCAAGTCCTAGTCGAGGCCGGTGCAGCCGTACCTCTGGCTCGCCTCATTAATCTGGTTCAGGAGGAAGGTATTTCAGGTCTGGAATTCTTGGCCGGTATTCCCGGGACAGTCGGCGGCGCTCTGGCCATGAACGCCGGGGCCTTTGGCGGCGAAATCGTTGGGTCCGTGTCCAGGCTGGAAATCCTGAACCCGGATGGCCGCGTCGAAGAGCGGCCTCGAAGCCAGATCCGCGCCACCTACAGACGCCTTGACCTGCGTGAGGGGTCCATCATTCTCAAGGCCTTTTTTAACCTGACCCGATCCACACCGGATCAGGTTAAGGCCAAAATCCAGGAGTGTTTGGAGCGTCGTTGGGCGGTTCAGCCGACTGGGGTAAGGAGCGCCGGTTCCATCTTCAAGAACCCGCCTGCTGAACCTGCTGGCAAATTAATTGATAAGGCCGGACTTAAGGGCCTGAGTGTAGGCAAGGCCTGGGTCTCCGAGAAGCACGCTAACTTCATCGTTCACCAGGGGGAGGCCAGGGCCAGCGATGTCATTGAGCTGATTAATCAGGTGCGGGGTGAGGTGAGGAAGAGGTTCGGGGTGGATCTCGAGCCTGAGATCAAGATAGTGGGTGTGGACAGGGAGGTCGAGTCAGGATGA